Proteins from a genomic interval of Kribbella aluminosa:
- a CDS encoding extracellular solute-binding protein yields the protein MELTRRHILKLTGLGLAGPALLSACSNDSSAGGASGDGSVKFEGWDYEAALVQQNLDRFTKTSNIKVGYTPITSAQYVQKVVAEFTGGGGPDALYVYDDSLAAWVDGDYLQPLDGLAGVDEIYNAIYPGNAQAMTYDGKRYGLPYYTDATCLTYNAGILAQAGISKPPASLEELEAQALKIKNAGLLQYPIGVPAQLSDTWWSWVWALVYGSGGNLFDDQQNPIMNTLDTVTKDVFSWLQQAATKSKVIDPASLQLLPVPVDNAMKANRYAYTIGARYASRDYNDPAKSKAAGKIRMALVPSLDGKEHATVSNTRMYGLAKDTAVKDNAFKLLTYLGGYDDQKQPYTAKFWFLQRGLGFAYKAMVDDPTIVAALRKFADPAIYAHLAEIAKPRNVLGVPWYTEFETEMHKVVQGVLSNQTQPSAAVDSLAQTAGTLKKKYS from the coding sequence ATGGAGCTCACCCGCCGCCACATCCTCAAGCTGACCGGTCTCGGACTGGCCGGCCCTGCCCTACTGTCCGCGTGCTCGAACGACTCCTCCGCGGGAGGTGCTTCCGGCGACGGAAGCGTGAAGTTCGAAGGCTGGGACTACGAGGCAGCCCTCGTCCAGCAGAACCTCGACCGGTTCACCAAGACCAGCAACATCAAGGTCGGCTACACCCCGATCACGAGTGCGCAGTACGTCCAGAAGGTCGTCGCCGAATTCACCGGCGGCGGCGGGCCGGACGCGCTCTACGTGTACGACGACTCGCTCGCGGCCTGGGTCGACGGCGACTACCTGCAGCCGCTCGACGGACTCGCCGGTGTGGACGAGATCTACAACGCCATCTACCCGGGCAACGCGCAGGCGATGACGTACGACGGGAAACGGTACGGCCTGCCGTACTACACCGACGCCACCTGCCTGACGTACAACGCCGGAATCCTCGCGCAGGCGGGGATCTCGAAGCCGCCCGCGAGTCTCGAGGAGCTCGAAGCGCAGGCGCTGAAGATCAAGAACGCCGGTCTGCTGCAGTACCCGATCGGTGTGCCGGCGCAGTTGTCCGACACCTGGTGGTCGTGGGTGTGGGCGCTCGTCTACGGCAGTGGCGGGAACCTGTTCGACGATCAGCAGAACCCGATCATGAACACGTTGGACACGGTGACGAAGGACGTGTTCAGCTGGCTGCAGCAGGCGGCGACCAAGTCGAAGGTGATCGATCCCGCGTCGCTGCAGCTGTTGCCGGTGCCTGTCGACAATGCGATGAAGGCCAATCGGTACGCGTACACGATCGGCGCGCGGTACGCGAGCCGCGACTACAACGACCCGGCCAAGTCGAAGGCCGCCGGGAAGATCCGGATGGCGCTGGTGCCGAGCCTGGACGGCAAGGAGCACGCGACGGTCAGCAATACCCGGATGTACGGCCTGGCCAAGGACACCGCGGTCAAGGACAACGCGTTCAAGCTGCTCACGTACCTCGGCGGGTACGACGACCAGAAGCAGCCGTACACGGCCAAGTTCTGGTTCCTGCAGCGCGGGCTCGGGTTTGCCTACAAGGCGATGGTCGACGATCCTACGATCGTCGCGGCGCTTCGGAAGTTTGCCGACCCGGCGATCTACGCGCACCTGGCCGAGATCGCGAAACCGCGCAACGTCCTCGGAGTGCCGTGGTACACCGAGTTCGAGACCGAGATGCACAAGGTCGTGCAGGGCGTGCTGAGCAACCAGACGCAGCCGTCGGCGGCGGTCGACTCGCTCGCGCAGACCGCGGGCACGCTGAAGAAGAAGTACTCCTGA
- a CDS encoding ABC transporter permease → MATFTGLAERRPLGDNAKAWALNAPAIVVIALLVAYPIGYSFYVSLQKNNLKRPRAKRFIGFDNYASLFSDQAFLNALKVSALFVVVVLGLTVVLALILALVLNERFHGRGLLLSLALLPWAMPGVVNGLMWRTIFDAKTGALNGLLQQLGLIDSYHAWLTSGTGAFLFTASAQVWNTLPFSVIILLAGLSTIPSELYDAATVDRAGAWRRFTQVTVPWLLHPLLIVLILETMNAFRAFDTIYVLTGGGPRRRDHDDRPPGRPDRPHLHRLRPGQRLRLGDHRDHPADLHRLHRPPLPEREFRSMSTLVRAPLRYRIPWKQILLYVLAVAFGLYLVLPFYWIVAMSFMHEVDAISVPPHWIPTHPTLANYLGFVRPNAAQELVGGRAVSETPYSLRNSLVVATATAVLNLALATFAAYSFSRLKFRGSQVLLVLYLLTRMVPGIAIIIPFYLLMRSFGLLDTYLALILSYTTFALPITIWILKDFFRSVPRELEEAARVDRCGWFRTMWTVFLPVAAPGLVAAAVFAFMTAWNEFMFALFLTSTKAAKTIPVVAANFATDFNTQFTVMAAAGVLAVVPPLVLALLFQRKLVQGMAAGSVKG, encoded by the coding sequence ATGGCCACGTTTACCGGCCTTGCGGAACGCCGGCCGCTGGGCGACAACGCGAAAGCCTGGGCGCTGAACGCTCCTGCGATCGTCGTGATCGCCCTGCTGGTCGCCTATCCGATCGGGTACTCGTTCTACGTCAGCCTGCAGAAGAACAACCTGAAACGCCCACGGGCCAAGCGATTCATCGGGTTCGACAACTATGCGTCGCTGTTCAGTGATCAGGCGTTCCTGAACGCGCTGAAGGTGTCGGCGCTGTTCGTGGTGGTCGTGCTCGGGCTCACCGTCGTACTCGCGCTGATCCTGGCGCTGGTGCTCAACGAACGGTTCCACGGCCGCGGGTTGCTGCTCAGTCTCGCGTTGTTGCCCTGGGCAATGCCAGGGGTGGTGAACGGCCTGATGTGGCGGACGATCTTCGACGCGAAAACCGGCGCGCTGAACGGTCTGCTGCAGCAACTCGGCCTGATCGACAGCTATCACGCCTGGCTGACCTCGGGCACCGGCGCCTTCCTGTTCACCGCGTCGGCCCAGGTCTGGAACACGCTGCCGTTCTCGGTCATCATTCTGCTCGCCGGATTGTCGACAATCCCATCGGAGCTGTACGACGCGGCGACGGTCGACCGCGCCGGCGCCTGGCGCCGGTTCACCCAGGTCACGGTGCCGTGGCTGCTGCATCCGCTGCTGATCGTGCTGATCCTGGAGACGATGAACGCGTTCCGCGCCTTCGACACGATCTACGTCCTGACCGGCGGCGGCCCCCGGCGACGCGACCACGACGATCGCCCTCCTGGACGTCCAGACCGTCCTCACCTTCACCGACTTCGGCCTGGGCAGCGCCTACGCCTGGGTGATCACCGCGATCACCCTGCTGATCTCCATCGCCTACATCGGCCTCCTCTACCGGAAAGGGAATTTCGAAGTATGAGCACTCTCGTGCGCGCTCCACTGCGCTACCGGATTCCCTGGAAGCAGATCCTGCTCTACGTGTTGGCGGTCGCCTTCGGGTTGTATCTCGTGCTGCCGTTCTACTGGATCGTGGCGATGAGTTTCATGCACGAGGTGGACGCGATCTCGGTGCCGCCGCACTGGATCCCGACGCATCCGACGCTGGCGAACTACCTCGGGTTCGTCCGCCCGAACGCCGCGCAGGAGCTGGTCGGCGGGCGGGCGGTGTCGGAAACGCCGTACTCGTTGCGGAACAGCCTGGTCGTGGCGACCGCGACCGCCGTACTGAACCTCGCGCTGGCGACGTTCGCGGCGTACTCGTTCTCGCGGCTCAAGTTCCGCGGGAGTCAGGTGCTGCTGGTGCTGTACCTGCTGACGCGGATGGTGCCGGGGATCGCGATCATCATCCCGTTCTACCTGCTGATGCGGTCGTTCGGGCTGCTCGACACCTACCTGGCGCTGATCCTGTCGTACACGACGTTCGCGCTGCCGATCACGATCTGGATCCTGAAGGACTTCTTCCGCTCGGTACCGCGCGAGCTCGAGGAAGCGGCGCGGGTCGACCGCTGCGGATGGTTCCGGACGATGTGGACGGTCTTCCTGCCGGTGGCGGCGCCCGGGCTGGTCGCGGCCGCGGTGTTCGCGTTCATGACCGCGTGGAACGAGTTCATGTTCGCGCTGTTCCTGACCAGTACGAAAGCCGCGAAGACGATCCCTGTGGTGGCGGCGAACTTCGCCACCGATTTCAACACCCAGTTCACCGTGATGGCCGCGGCCGGTGTGCTCGCGGTCGTCCCACCCCTGGTGCTGGCCCTGCTCTTCCAGCGCAAGCTGGTGCAGGGCATGGCCGCCGGATCCGTGAAGGGCTGA
- a CDS encoding ABC transporter ATP-binding protein, with the protein MAEVRLEGVSKSFGGKTAVDDLTLTVEDREFLTLVGPSGCGKSTTLRMICGLERATAGNIFFDGKPVSWLPANKRDVSMVFQSYALYPHKTVAQNIGFALKMMRVPKATIAEEVRRAARTLDIEDLLDRKPRELSGGQRQRVALGRAIVRDAGAYLLDEPLSNLDAQLRVLMRAEIKRLHVDVARTFIYVTHDQVEAMTMSDRIAVMRDGVIQQCATPEEIYERPANRFVASFMGSPPMNFLTGELADADGTRVFRSPALTQTLTPPAAPLDAVERAVVLGIRPEDLTLSTTPVQGYHPGKVFVSEPLGPDVLVTVNIEGELLKARVPTPFRLGHDSTVYVGLDPARLHLFTTTDGTALHAPQPR; encoded by the coding sequence ATGGCCGAAGTGCGTCTGGAAGGTGTCAGCAAGTCGTTCGGCGGCAAGACCGCCGTGGACGACCTAACTCTGACCGTCGAGGACCGCGAGTTCCTGACCCTCGTCGGACCGTCCGGTTGTGGAAAGTCGACAACCCTACGAATGATCTGCGGACTGGAGCGGGCGACCGCGGGCAACATCTTCTTCGACGGCAAGCCGGTCAGCTGGCTGCCCGCGAACAAGCGGGACGTGTCGATGGTGTTCCAGAGCTACGCGCTCTACCCGCACAAGACCGTCGCGCAGAACATCGGGTTCGCGCTGAAGATGATGCGGGTGCCCAAGGCAACGATCGCCGAGGAGGTACGGCGGGCCGCGCGCACGCTCGACATCGAGGACCTGCTCGACCGCAAACCCCGGGAACTGTCCGGCGGCCAGCGGCAGCGCGTCGCCCTCGGCCGGGCGATCGTCCGCGACGCCGGGGCGTACCTGCTGGACGAGCCGCTGTCGAACCTGGACGCCCAGCTCCGGGTGCTGATGCGCGCCGAGATCAAGCGCCTGCACGTCGACGTGGCGCGGACGTTCATCTACGTCACCCACGACCAGGTCGAGGCGATGACGATGTCGGACCGGATCGCGGTGATGCGTGACGGCGTCATCCAGCAGTGCGCCACCCCCGAAGAAATCTACGAACGCCCCGCCAACCGCTTCGTCGCCTCGTTCATGGGCTCACCCCCGATGAACTTCCTCACCGGCGAACTGGCCGACGCAGACGGCACCCGAGTCTTCCGCTCACCAGCCCTGACCCAAACCCTCACCCCACCCGCCGCGCCGCTCGACGCAGTAGAGCGAGCGGTGGTGCTGGGTATCCGGCCGGAGGACCTCACCTTGTCGACCACGCCGGTGCAGGGCTATCACCCCGGGAAGGTCTTCGTCTCCGAACCGCTCGGCCCCGACGTACTCGTCACGGTGAACATCGAAGGCGAACTCCTCAAGGCTCGCGTCCCCACCCCGTTCCGCCTGGGCCACGACAGCACGGTGTACGTCGGTCTCGATCCCGCCCGCCTGCACCTGTTCACCACCACCGACGGCACTGCTCTCCACGCCCCACAACCCCGCTGA